The genomic window ctctctctcgctctctctctctctctctctctctatctctctctctctctctctctctctatgtctctctctctctctctctctctctctctctctctctctctctctctctatctctctctctctctctctctctctctctctctctctctctatctctctctctctctctctcgctgtctctctctctctctctctctctctctctctctctcgctgtctctctctctctctctctctctctctatctctctctctctctgtctctcgctgtctctctctctctctctctctctctctctctctctctctctctctctctctctctctctctctctctctctctctctctctctctctctctctctctgtctctctctctctctctctctctctctctctctctctctctctctctctctctctctctctctctctctctctctctctctctctctctctctctctctctctctctctctctctctgtctctctctctctctctctctctctctctctctctctctctctctctctctctgtctgtctctctctctctctctctctctctctctctctctctgtctctctctctctctctctctctctctctctctctctctctctctctctctctctctctctctctgtctctctctctctctctctctctctctctctctctctctctctctctctctctctctctctctctctctctctctctctctctctctctctctctctctctctctctctctctctctctctctctctctctctctctctctctctctctctcgctgtctctctctctctcgctgtctctctctctctctctctctctctctctctctctctctctctctctgtctgtctctctctctctctctctctctctctctctctctctctgtctctctctctctctctctctgtctctctctctctctctctctctctctctctctctctctgtctctctctctctctctctctctctctctctctctctctctctctctctctctctctctctctctctcttgctgtctctctctctctctctctctctctctctctctctctctctctctctctctctctatctctctctctctctctctctcgctgtctctctctctctcgctgtctctctctctctctctctctctctctctctctctctctctctctatctctctctctctctctctcgctgtctctctctctctctctctctctctctctctctctctctctctctctctctctctctctctctctctctctctctctctctctctctctctctctctctctctctctctctcccctctctgatctGACAGTAGTGATGTTGTCTCTGGTCTTTAGCCAGACTGCAGGGTTATTAAACAGTTGTCTACTCACACAATGTGCTGCTCTGATCCTTGTCTGTCCCTGACACCAGATACACAACTACTCTGACATGACAGGGTGACAAGTCCTCCACTAACCACATTATCTATCAGGATGATCATCTATCAAACATTTTAAAAGACTATCAAGATTATCATGTATTTTTATAGGTGGAAAGTCGGTCAATAATTGCTATAATGTGTTCATCAACTTGTTTGTGTCTTGtcaaaaacaaacatgtttgtGTGTGCCCCGCCACAGCCTGTCAGTCAGCAGGATGAAGAGGTCAACCTGGCTGTCACGGGGGCGGTGACATGGCATTGGGGTGACATACAGGATGTCACCAGTGATTATGGACTGTGACTCTGTATCTCACTAGATTACAGACGGTCAATCCTTACGGGCAATCCGTCAAGGAATTCTAGGAACTGTCCCTAAGAACATTATACCAGCCTTCTTTGGCTACTGAGGGTTGAACTGTAGTTATCAAAGCTAAACAAGTTAATACGCTCATGCATCTTGATGCCAGTCTTTTAGACATGCTCTTTGGGTAGAAGTTGCtcataggcacagatctaggatcagtctaCCCTCTTACCATCCTGATCTGAACCAAAAGGGGGGAGATGTAAAACTGCTAAGAGTTTTAAAGCAACATTGTACTCAATCTGTTTTATGTTCAGCTGAAGAGCTATAATATAAAGTGTGTGTTGAGATTTCAGATGCCCTATTGTCAGCAGATGAGATGGAAACAATGTATTGGAGCGGAGCACTGTTGATTTtggaccacacacacagtcattattCCTGGAGTTCTGACAGAAAGGCatcgtacgtgtgtgtgtgtgtgtgtgtgtgtgtgtgtgtgtgtgtgtgtgtgtgtgtgtgtgtgtgcctgccctCTTACTCTGTGCGGATGCTGCCAACAGTTGGCGTCAGATCAACACCAATGCGCCGGCCACCTTTAATGAGGGCCACAGTGCTAATCTGTGTGGCTGGCATCCACACGCGTTCCATCCTGACACACTCAGCTCCTGGCCAGAGAACATCTCTCTGATCTGTAGGCATATGCTCGCATGTTGTTCATCACTGCTCCTGCTTGCTGTAGATGTTTTTTCAAATATAGTATTTGCATTTCACTCCGTGTACGTATATAGACATGAATGAGTAATGCTGTATGGTGATgttatgtctgtttgtgtgttcTATAGGTGACCATCCTTCGAGGAAAAGACGGCTATGGCTTCACCATCTGCTCTGACTCCCCAGTGAGGGTTCAGGCTGTCGATTCAGGCAAGGCTCACCActccctgcctgtgtgtgtgtgtgtgtgtgtgtgtgtgtgtgtgtgttggtctagatcaggggtgtcaaagtcaaatggacggagggccaaataaaaaaatcagctacaagacgagggccggactgttcgaatgttcattgaaacatttttaaatgacgcatatagtctagtgaacctaattgaacctactgaaaacctaacaaatatattacaatatgatcagataaataaagcaatattttcttatggctctgtcagtaatctttaattttcaacagacacaaaagacaaatttcctttatataaatatccccataacatgaacattaaatgaaagaaaccggtattcaaggcaccatcagtagactatattttctattttagcaaaagtgggctaaatttacttcaaagaaaaaacaataatagcaattttctatcatccactcaactgaaatatttttaaaatataattggattgaaatacaaaaaaataaagtgcaaaaatctattaatcaaaaacaacactttgtttaaggagaagtaacatgcagtgaaaacaaatattaaattttaacttttaaacttgaactgagtaaaaactctaaatatgtgattgcacagtaatgttcacttgtttgaggttgagggtgatacttggtggtgtcccatcttttccacaagttcatcaatgttcggggtaaggctctgagctgaagaaatcctcagaattgagtggaggtgttcagcagtaagtcgacttctgtgtgatgttttgttcaggttcatcaaagaaaacagttgttcacacaggtatgtgctgccaaacatagacaacgtttgagcagcctggatgcgcagctggggcattgtgccggggaggaaacgggcgaactccgcagcacccactgccgcatattttgccctcagtgcatcattgcattggaggtcaatcaactccatttggaggtttggtggtgagctttccacgtcaacagcaaatgggttaccgagcagttccaacctgcttttttgtgcttcaaagtcagcaaatcggcgtcgaaagtcagcggcaagcatacctattttatcagccaactgtgtgctcgggaacgcactggtagagagcttctctttcatggtctggcagctgggaaagtggctcaaattttctttccgcatctgcgtctcccacagagtcagtttggttttaaatgccttcactgtactgtacatatcagagatgacacgatcccgaccctgcagctgcaagtttattgcattcagatgactcgtaatgtcacacagaaaagccatttcacacagaaacatttcgtctcggagttgtgttgtgtctttccctttgctgtccaagaacagacaaatctcctcacgaagctcgaaacatctttgaagcacctttccctggcttagccatcgcacctctgtgtgataaggcaaatcaccatgctccgtttctaactccgtcagaaatgccttgaactggcggtgattcaaacctttggctctgataaagttaactgtgcgcgtgatgatgctcattacatgctccattttcaaggctttaccgcacaacgcttcctggtgtatgatacaatgataagctgtcagctcacctgtcgcgttttcctcttgcatcttttcccgtatcttcgccaccagtccgctcctgtgtccacacatcgcaggtgctccgtcggttgtcaaacccacgagtttttcccaaggcagctccatctcatttacacatcttgacacctcttcatacaaatcatgccccgtagttgtgccatgcataggacgtaaagccaaaaactcctctgtcacgcttaggttggagtccactccgcggatgaaaattgacaactgggcaatgtcagaaatgtcggtgctctcatccacagccaaggaatatgcaataaaatcttttccctttttcacaagctgctcttttagattgatggacaactggtctactctctcggcaatggtgtttctgctcagactcacatttaaaaagagttgccttttttctgggcaaacttcgtcacaaactttaatcatgcagtttttgatgaaatccccctccgtaaatggccgggctgatttagcgatctcttctgccaaaataaaactggccttgacagcagcctggccttgtgatttggcttttttgaacagagcctgtcgagatttgaggcctcgttttaattcctctgccttttgtagcctttgttccatgtccatattcttgtttttgtccgcgtgtttcgtttcataatgtcgtctcagattatactctttcagtaccgccacactttctccacacagaagacacacaggttttccagctaccttcgtgaacatatactccgactcccaccttgtttgaaacccccggttctcagtatccaccttccgttttgccatttttgatgggtatctgaaagttaattttactgtgatgctgacgactgctgtgccaataaatattgaaatgaagcagcctactgctcggtgcgtcacctttgcattgtgggaaatgtagtattggtgcgtgtaaaagatctgcgggctgccggcttgctgcgggccggttctaataataaatcaagatcatcccaggggccgtaaaaaaccttcttgcgggccggatgtggcccgcgggccttgactctgacatatgtggtctagaTGTATGGGTGCAGGTGTATATTTGACCCTCTCTTGTCCCCCTCTTCCCTTCTTTTTGAGGTGGTCAAATCAGGTTTGCATGTAGGTATTAGTAGGTAGAAGCTGGTgcgtgtaactgtgtgtgtatatgtgtgtgtttgtgtgtgcatgtttgacCCTCTTCTGCCCTTTCTCCTGTCCCAAGGTGGTCCGGCGGATCAGGCAGGTCTGCAGCAGCTGGACACTGTGCTGCAGCTCAACGGTCAGCCTGTAGAACAGTGGAAATGTGTGGAGGTCGCCCACGCCATCAGGTACAACAGGCAGGGAGACACAGAGGAAGTAGTGGACTTAACCAACTTTGACAGGGATAGCAATCTTCAACACTTAAAGAACACCTCATGTTACATTCTGAAGTTTGATGGGTTGTGCTATCTATGCACAGCAAACACTATACAGGCACTGTGGCTCGTAGTCTCTATGCGCACATCCATTGGCTAAGCTTACCTTTACACTCTTCCTGACCAGTTGTCAcattccctctctgcctccctctacaGAAACAGCTCCAATGAGATCAAGGTGGTGGTATGGCGCACTGGGCCGGCCGCCAAGCCCAGTTTCGAGGGCCTCATCCACCGGCCCTCCTACaagcccacctcctcctccaactaTGATGCCCCCTCGCCCCCCACCAGGCGGCGGGACAGGTCCAAGGACCGGCTAGACCGGGACATGTCCCCCCCGGCCGTGCCCCCCCTCCCTGCCCACCACAGGACCAGCCGCCGGGTGCTGGTCAACGGCTCTGAGGGGGCTGGCGGGGGAGGGTTAGGATGGGTAGGGGTAGGGGGGGCGTGGGGGGAGAGGGGGCGCGTAGGAAGGGGGGCAGAGGAGGTGGATGGTAAAGTCAGGAGCCAGACCCATAGCCAGAGCCACACAGCCACGCTGAAGGGGACTAGAGTGAAGGCGTCCAACGGGGATAACTACATCATCCTGGCCCCCATCAACCCAGGAAGCCAGGTACTGGTGGGGGAGCAGAGGCTCATGGTCCATCCCAGGCTCCTGCCCTATCCCCTCGATGGCACTATCCAGACCCTGACATACACTGAAGATCTCTTTACAGTGCTATGAAAAAGTATTTTACCCCTTTCtgatatttttgatactgaatgttgtCAGATCTTCAACcgaaacctaatattagataaagggaacctgagtgaacaaataacaaaaaagtaaatacttattttatttatttaattaacaaagttatcCAACACCCAATTCCcatgtgtgaaaaagtaatttcccccttacactcaataactggttataacacctttagctgcaatgactgcaaccaaatgcttcatgtagttgttgatcagtcttcTCACGTTGACGTGGAGGAATTTTGGCtcactcttgcatgcagaactggTTAACTCGGCGACATTTgcgggttttcaagcatgaactgctcgtttcaagtcctgccacaacatctcaatttggATTAGGTCTGgattttgactaggccattccaatgtTCATGTAGACTtgcttgtgtgttttggatcattgtcttgcagcatgacccagctgcgcttcagcttcatcttacagacggatggcctgacattctcctgtagaattctctgatacagagcagaattcatgctTCCTTCTATTAAGGATCTCGACAGGCATAAAAGTGGATTCAAGTTTGCCAAAAAACACTTGAAAGCACCTGGaggatcatcaagactcttggaagaatgttctacggacagatgattcaaaagtataacttttttgacgacgggtcccattatgcctggcgaaaaccaaacacggcagtccacagtaagaacctcataccaacagtCAAGTATAatgatggtagtgtgatggtttggggctgctttacGGCCTTCACGACCTGgatgacttgccttaatagaaggaaccatgagtTCTGGTCTATAACAGATGAGAATGTCAGACCATCCAGCTGTAAGCTGAAGCTTAAGCACAGCTGGGTCATGctgcaagacaatgatccaaaatatgaaaatgtctaaaaagcaacacatttgaagtttatgaatggcctagtcaaagtccagacctaatcccaattgataTGTTGCAGAAGGACTTGAAACGaacagttcatgcttgaaaacccacaaatgtcgccGAGTTACAGCAAGAAAGAGAAGGTCTAAATTCTTCCACAGCGATTTgggagactgatcaacaactacaggaagcgtttggttggagTCGTTGCAGCTAAAGgaggcacaaccagttattgagtgtaagggggcaattactttttcacagtggggcattgggtgttgcataactttgtttctgaaataaatgaaataagtatttaattgttgtgttatttgtttacCCAGgctccctttatctaatattaggtctTGTTTAAAGATCTgaaaacattcagtatcaaaaatatgcaaaaaattAGAAAGGGGGCAAGTACTTTTCGCGGTACTGTATGTGCCATTCAAACCTGGGATAGATTCATGCCAATTCTACttgacatacattacattacatgccATCTAAATCAGAGATATACTTTGCCATTCTAACCTGAGAAATATCTGTGCAATTCAAACGGACATAATGTGCATTGTGCAAATTAAagatgtatacagtgcattcggaaagtattcagaccccttgacattctccacattttgttacgttacagccttattctaaaatgtatcaaataattttttcctcaatctacacacaataccccataatgacaaagaaaaacaggtttttaaaatgtttgaaaatgtatcaataattaaaaaaatggaaatatgatattcacataagtaatcagacccttcactcagtactttgttcaagcacctttggcagcgattacagcctcgagtcttcttgggtatgacactacaagatagttttgatgtcttcactattgctctacaatgtagaaaatattaaaaataaagaacaaccctggaaatagtaggtgtgtccaaacgtttgattggtactgtatgtgtatatactgtatatatgtatatatatatatatatatatatatatgtatatatagtacATAGTTAAATAGGTAATTTAATACAATTTAAATGTATGATAACATACAACCAAGAGTTGAGATTTGCTGCACCAGTAAGTAGTATTCAAGCGACCATATGGGAGTAGATATGGGAGTAGATATACAGAGTAGATATGGGTACATCAAGAGGTTGATGAATGGATGACGGGTACAGCAGAAGAGGGAAAAGGATGGTAGAGGAAAGAAAGAATGCTGCGAGAGTGGATGGAAAAGTGGGTGGAAGTAAGTGGCTAAAGAATGTCAGACTAAATCAAAAACCTTGATGCTTGGGGTTACAGAGCATCCTTCCTGCCCAGCTTGGTCGCACCCCCCTCTGGAAGTCATAGGTCAGAGCAGGGACACAATGTGATGTCACACAGGGCTGACGCACAGGCCACTACTACACAACCCCTGCATAGACCTGGGTTCAGGCCACTActactcatagggctctggttaaaagtagttgTCCGTGGCCCTTTTCCATGCCTAACATGCCTGGTCTGCATTGTCATTGCTTCAATTTCACCTCATGTCAGGCATTATTTTATGGTGGAATGGATACATTACATGTGACAATTTCCTGTAACAATGTATTGCATAATGGTATTGGTCAACTGTTATAACAGAACCATTGACTATTATGTTTTTGTCTCTAATTCAGGTATTGAGGCCTATCTACCAGGACAAGCATGGTACCTTGGGTAAGCCATTTACTACTGACTAGGATTTTAGTGAACAAGGGCGGTTAGGCAGGGCAATTCTGTCAACACTCATTCTACTTCTATGTTCCCAGGCTAACTCCCAAaatgtgtggggtgtgtgtgtttgtttggggtgtgtgtgttatgtctCTCAGCAGGGAGGATGTACCCGCACCAGGCCAGCGTGCCCCAGACTCAAGGGGGTGGCGGTGCTCCACCTGGGGGTGTAGGTCTAGCAGGCCGGACCACCTTCCTAAGACGCTCCACTAACGCCAAGACATCTAAACCATCCGATGCCAACCTCTTTGGCCAACCCCCACCCAGCTACCAGCAGGCCCAGAGCTCCTCCAACTTTGCTAACTACCAGAACTGTACTATAGTACGCTCCCATGTACCACACGGCAACCCGCACGGCAACTACGGCTACGTCAAAGCAGCACCCAAGATTCTCATCTTCCCCATctttgttcaggtgtgtgtgtgaatcgcTATATTTCCACTATCATCTTTCCACCACTCTGTTAGTGACGTTAGGTTTTTTCCCCCTTTTATTTTGATAACTTTTGGCCTATATGGCTGGTAATGCTGAAAACACAATACGGTAGGAACACACACCAATGCCCCCTACAGCCCATCGAGTCAGTTAACGCCCTGTCATTTTCAGTGCTGAGTGGATAGATGATGTATTCACAGAGAACAGTGATTGGCTTACAGTGGAGGTTGATCTCCGATGACCCCTGACTACACCAATCAATACTGAAAAAGATCCATAGATGAGCCCTCATGCAGAAAACACTGTACTACTCCCTGTCCGATCCCCTAGAGCAGTGGtactcaaacctctcctcgggaccCCAGCCGTATCCGATCCCCTAGAGCAGTGGtactcaaacctctcctcgggaccCCAGCCGTATCCGATCCCCTAGAGCAGTGGtactcaaacctctcctcgggaccCCAGCCGTATCCGATCCCCTAGAGCAGTGGtactcaaacctctcctcgggaccCCAGCCGTATCCGATCCCCTAGAGCAGTGgtactcaaacctctcctcaggaccccaGCCGTATCTGATCCCCTAGAACAGTGGtactcaaacctctcctcgggaccCCAGCCGTATCCGATCCCCTAGAGCAGTGGtactcaaacctctcctcggggaccccagCCGTATCTGATCCCCTAGAGCAGTGGtactcaaacctctcctcggggaccccagCCGTATCTgatcctctagagcagtggtactcaaacctctcctcggggaccccaaCCGTATCTGATCTATTCCAGAattagcacacctgattcaacttgtcaactaatcatcgaGCCCATGATTAGATGAATCAGGGGAGCTAGTTCAAGGCTTAAACTGTGAAAGTTGTGGAAGGTCTGGGGGTCCCCGAGGATAGATTTGAGAACCACTGCCCTAGAGCATACAGGTGTTTCAATATTGATGGTGATGCCAGTGGGATCCACATTTTGGGGGATTTTCTTTTGAGACACAAAACAGACTAAACCACACCAAATTTGTTGCAAAGTTTCTCACCTCAGCAGTGTTTCCCTATATTCACCGCCGCTGCTAAGTCATTGCCGCCAACGATTTAAATATATATAGATTTCATTTTATTGTTTCAACTTCTGCCGAGACACACTTTTAAGAGTTATATATCTTCCTCAGATTTTTATCAGATCATCTAAAAAACTAACTCCTGGAAGTGTAACCAACCCTATTCATAGATGGATATAATAATTGTTAGCTAACATACGTAACGTTACGCTAGCTTTGGGTTAATATAAAACTGGCTGCTGAAGTCATTGAGATCAAGAGATAAAATGTAACTGTCATCGAGTTTCTAAGGAAGAGAGCATCATTTAATTGCCATGCATTTTGGAGTAGAATATCCTTTTTAAAAAGTCACCAGACTCacagtctttaaaaaaataaatgatcaAAAATGTTTAATATTATATCTAAAATATATGAGGAAATAGTATTCCTTCTATGATATCACCAAGTATTACTTACTACACGGCAGTATTACCTATTGAAAGAaacctaggggaaacactgctctgtggtacagtatgtgtgt from Oncorhynchus clarkii lewisi isolate Uvic-CL-2024 unplaced genomic scaffold, UVic_Ocla_1.0 unplaced_contig_11332_pilon_pilon, whole genome shotgun sequence includes these protein-coding regions:
- the LOC139400340 gene encoding regulator of G-protein signaling 3-like — its product is MFVCAPPQPVSQQDEEVNLAVTGAVTILRGKDGYGFTICSDSPVRVQAVDSGGPADQAGLQQLDTVLQLNGQPVEQWKCVEVAHAIRNSSNEIKVVVWRTGPAAKPSFEGLIHRPSYKPTSSSNYDAPSPPTRRRDRSKDRLDRDMSPPAVPPLPAHHRTSRRVLVNGSEGAGGGGLGWVGVGGAWGERGRVGRGAEEVDGKVRSQTHSQSHTATLKGTRVKASNGDNYIILAPINPGSQVLRPIYQDKHGTLAGRMYPHQASVPQTQGGGGAPPGGVGLAGRTTFLRRSTNAKTSKPSDANLFGQPPPSYQQAQSSSNFANYQNCTIVRSHVPHGNPHGNYGYVKAAPKILIFPIFVQPLDLCNPTRTLVVSEEMILHESKHLSIKVTVFIYTDLMLVTREDEPGRCNVLQNPLFLRQLRLQDGQCFIPYTQTLDMALMLLDMIPTP